The following DNA comes from Miscanthus floridulus cultivar M001 chromosome 5, ASM1932011v1, whole genome shotgun sequence.
TAACGATATGATGTACTGAACCTCAACCAGAAGTCCAAGCTTTCCTCTAATACTTTGCTAATTTCTTCTCTGAATTTCTCCTCTAACGAAGAAACATGTGGTTCTTCATTTCGGCAATGTTTCATGTATTCTTCTATCTCACCAATCTCTTTGTCTTCTAGACAAGGATCGTTGTTTGCTTTGGATGATTCTTCAGACTTCTCAGCACACTGAATTGGATAGGTGTTGATCTTGGACTGTAAAGAGCTCAACATTCGCCTAAGAGAGCGAATCTCATCATCTTTTGTTACATTGGCACTCTTTAACTCTTTCATTTCTGACATAGCCTCAAGATGATATTCTTGATTTTTCTTCTCTATTTCTGAAAGCTGCTTCTTTGTATCTTTGTAGTTCCGAAGGATGGATGTGTAATCTCTTAAGAGGATTTTATCCTTGCCCTCTAACCCGTTCAGAACTACTTGCTGCCACCCTAAGGTGCCATCTGCGTCTTCTTCCTGTGCCTCACTAGAGATATCAAATGAGTCCAATGAGTCTTCATCCATCGATTTACCTGCAGTGCCTGAATCAGTTTGAAATGGATCAGAGAATGTGCCAGGCTTATCTGCATCTTCTTCGGAAGCAATTCCTTTAGACCCTTCAGATGAATCTACTGTTTCTTCGCTCAGAGGAGCATCCACCTTCTCCACGAAATCAGTAAGACTGTTGCATGCATCAATTAATTGGCTGTGAATATTTCCATTTTCAGTGTGCACAGACTTCTCAATCCGCTGAATCGTTTGCAGCACCTCCTCAACTTGCCTCAACCTCTCAGACAACTTGCTGGAATCCCCAACTAAACCTGCCTTCTCTTCCTCCAAACTATTCAGACGCTTGTGCAGCTCATCTGCATCAGCTCTCATTCTATTGATTTGAGCATTCTGTGATGTAGATGCAATTTCTAGTGCGATCACCTTATCCACGAATTCATCAACCATTCCTGCTAGATGCACTACAGATGCCTCTGAGCACGACTCAAACTGCAGTTTGATCTTTTGGCATACTTCCTGTAGCTGGAGCCTGCGGTCTTGCGGGATGGAGTCATTATTCTCTGTAGATGGATGCGCAGAGCTGGTCACTACATATTGCTGATCACTTAGCTCCTTTTGATTATCAGGGTGCCCACACTCACTCTTGAAAGCTTTTAGCTTCATTTTTGCGTCTATGACTCGTTGGAACTCTGTTTTTGCCTCTTGAGATGATCGCTTTTGCTGATCTTGCAAGTTAATCAGTGTATCCTCACAGCAAATAAGGGCACGTGCAGCCATCAAAGCCCGAGCTTCATTGTCTTCGATAACTGCACTGGTATTAAAAGTCTCTTGCAAGCTCCATACCTCCTCTTGCATCTCTGTTGCCCTTCGTTCAATATTCAAGTACTTGTCCAGTGAACattcatatgagctcttgaagaACTCTTTCTCAGTTTGTAACACCAAAATTTCCTTCTGGAGCCTCTCGATCTCTTCTTGTGCCTTTTCTTTGCTCATCTGAGAGGTAATCCTCTTATGTGTCTGTGTCCTCTTTGGAGCTGGGCTAGTTCCTTTGCTGATATTGATCCCTGTGATACCCCTTGGGAATCCGTCGCCATTGTCATTTTGCAGTGAGAGCTGTACTTGCTCCGGAAACGCAGTTGCTATGGTGTGATTTGACTTGTGGAGCTCCCCTGATATCCGATCACATCGATCAGCAAGCGCCTGGTAAGATCTATATGTCTCCTCGACGAGGTTTACCAGCTCAGGCCTGTTCTTGAAGTACAGCTCTGCCTTCTTTGCGAAAGTGTCAGCATTTATTTCTATGAGTTTGATCATGGACTTCACCCTCGTTTCCATCTCTGCAAAGACAACAAAAGATATATTGAAAAACTGTGAGAAAAAATAATGCACATTCGTATCATGGTATTAGAAATACTACATCGTTTTCTGCTTATAAAGAGATGATAATGAGAAAAATTGTCGCACAGGAAAATGAAGCGGTGCTGCTACTAGAAACGATGTACTTCAATGTTAAAAGGTTCTAAACCACAATTTCTCATATCTTCGTGTTATGTGGAGGATTTATTCTTAAGCATTGTGGCGGGCAAGATACTACCTTGAAGATTATTGTCGAGCCATTTGGACTGCGTGCTGCGGATGTGGCTCGCCCACCACCACGAGTAGGCGTTGCTCGCCGCGCGCCGCAGCATCGCGGTCTGCTCCCTCCTTCGTCACTTCCTTATCCCGTCCACCTCCTCCTCGCCCTTCGCCTCTAGTTTCTATTGGTCCAAACCTTCCTCTTGCACGTCTACTACTGCTACCGCTACCTGCGCTGCGCTGGCCACGAGGTTGGGAGTTGGAGCGGGGCCAGGAGGGCCCCGGGGCGAGAAGAGGCGAGGCGGTGGCCATGGAGAAAGGCATGGCGAGATTGGGGGGCGCGGGGCAGGTGCGCCGCGCGCGGGTGGCCGCCCGCCGCGCGCGGGGTTGGGTGGCTGGGCGGCTGTGGCTGTGGCTGGGCGGCTGGGCGCAGGCGGTCTGCCGCAGCAAAAATAGTATGGCGCCCTCGCTATCTGCGGAGGTCAGGCACTCAGCCTCACGGTGGGACGGAGAAAACTATTTGTAGCAGATAAACGTTTTTTTTACAACATTTGTAGCAGATAAACGTTGCTTCGGAGAAAACTATTTGTAGCAGATAAACGTTGCTTTCGGTAGCTAGAACATAGGACTGGTTTCGTTCACGACTAAAACTTACCACGCGAGATCAGCTATATCGTAGTTTTTTCCGCAATTGTTTAGTTCATCACTATAACTATAGCGTGCCATATTTTTTTTTTAGCATCCTTATGTCACATGTTATACACTCGTTTTTGTATCAAATTTTACCAACAAATGTGGTTTCGATTTTGCTCACTGCACTTTTTATGTCAACCATAATTTGCTAAAGATTGGACATGACAAGTTTAGGTGTAAAACTAAGCATGTTCATAGTTTATGCATGTCAGATTCTCTGTAACAGCATGCATTATTGCATTGTAGATTGATCCTCTTAAATGCAGCGGCTATATACCGGATTTTGCAGTAACTcaattttttttagttttaggACCAGCTACAGTCTTTTTAAATGTAGTGTCACTACAGTTTAAGCCGATTGCACCACGAGTAGCATATCCTCGCACTAATTTAGTACCAAATTCTCCAGCACAACCTCACACAACATTCTAAGAGCAGGTGCCACCTATCACTCTTAGCCAGGAGAAAAACAACCTCTCAGTAAGATAACATCAAAACAAACTGATTTCCCCCTCCAACTTGCAAAATCCATGTTCACCAAGCGGAAGTACTTTTTCATCTAGTACTTATTGGCCTCCTGAGTCCTTATCCACTCCTTGATTCCACATTTGATCCCCTTTGATCTGTAGTTTGGAATCCAGAGCACCCGTCCGACCATCTTCTTGACCTCCCCAGATTTTTCTTGTAGCTACCCTTGTTTGCCTTCCTGACACGGAGTTAGCCAATTTTGTGCCGTAGCAGCCACCTTGTGCAGGAGTATATCCATACTCCTCCACCCAATTCTCTAAAAATAAAGATCATTCTTAAGTTTCCACATACTCTATAAAGTAGACGAAGTAACCATATTCAGTACCCTTTAACTCAAGTTGTATTGCGTTCCAGATTGTACTTCACATGATGTATTACAAAAGGTGCTCTTGATGATGACCAAATTAATAGCTGAACAAAGAAAATTATTATATGATAGTATGAATAGCAGGCTAGACACATTCTTCTCCTTCACACAAGTTATCGAACCATGCATAGAGCCAACAATTTTTACTGGACCAT
Coding sequences within:
- the LOC136450699 gene encoding protein NETWORKED 2A-like isoform X3, whose amino-acid sequence is MLRRAASNAYSWWWASHIRSTQSKWLDNNLQEMETRVKSMIKLIEINADTFAKKAELYFKNRPELVNLVEETYRSYQALADRCDRISGELHKSNHTIATAFPEQVQLSLQNDNGDGFPRGITGINISKGTSPAPKRTQTHKRITSQMSKEKAQEEIERLQKEILVLQTEKEFFKSSYECSLDKYLNIERRATEMQEEVWSLQETFNTSAVIEDNEARALMAARALICCEDTLINLQDQQKRSSQEAKTEFQRVIDAKMKLKAFKSECGHPDNQKELSDQQYVVTSSAHPSTENNDSIPQDRRLQLQEVCQKIKLQFESCSEASVVHLAGMVDEFVDKVIALEIASTSQNAQINRMRADADELHKRLNSLEEEKAGLVGDSSKLSERLRQVEEVLQTIQRIEKSVHTENGNIHSQLIDACNSLTDFVEKVDAPLSEETVDSSEGSKGIASEEDADKPGTFSDPFQTDSGTAGKSMDEDSLDSFDISSEAQEEDADGTLGWQQVVLNGLEGKDKILLRDYTSILRNYKDTKKQLSEIEKKNQEYHLEAMSEMKELKSANVTKDDEIRSLRRMLSSLQSKINTYPIQCAEKSEESSKANNDPCLEDKEIGEIEEYMKHCRNEEPHVSSLEEKFREEISKVLEESLDFWLRFSTSYRYIQKFQKAFDKVKAELDRLTDAKAQEGLDTGSAGQSVRKQESAALEKKLRDLSTDLQVWLEKNVLLQGELESRFSLLCSIQEEISKVTTLDRTDEAHFTPFQAAKFQGEVSNMKQENNKVTKELQAGLDHVRGLQVEIGRTVLKLRDNIELSIGRSNRAQKNFISLSVKAGGIDKVAMLEISVRKLCHVWLMSDPNLAWVFPFH
- the LOC136450699 gene encoding protein NETWORKED 2A-like isoform X1 — its product is MLRRAASNAYSWWWASHIRSTQSKWLDNNLQEMETRVKSMIKLIEINADTFAKKAELYFKNRPELVNLVEETYRSYQALADRCDRISGELHKSNHTIATAFPEQVQLSLQNDNGDGFPRGITGINISKGTSPAPKRTQTHKRITSQMSKEKAQEEIERLQKEILVLQTEKEFFKSSYECSLDKYLNIERRATEMQEEVWSLQETFNTSAVIEDNEARALMAARALICCEDTLINLQDQQKRSSQEAKTEFQRVIDAKMKLKAFKSECGHPDNQKELSDQQYVVTSSAHPSTENNDSIPQDRRLQLQEVCQKIKLQFESCSEASVVHLAGMVDEFVDKVIALEIASTSQNAQINRMRADADELHKRLNSLEEEKAGLVGDSSKLSERLRQVEEVLQTIQRIEKSVHTENGNIHSQLIDACNSLTDFVEKVDAPLSEETVDSSEGSKGIASEEDADKPGTFSDPFQTDSGTAGKSMDEDSLDSFDISSEAQEEDADGTLGWQQVVLNGLEGKDKILLRDYTSILRNYKDTKKQLSEIEKKNQEYHLEAMSEMKELKSANVTKDDEIRSLRRMLSSLQSKINTYPIQCAEKSEESSKANNDPCLEDKEIGEIEEYMKHCRNEEPHVSSLEEKFREEISKVLEESLDFWLRFSTSYRYIQKFQKAFDKVKAELDRLTDAKAQEGLDTGSAGQSVRKQESAALEKKLRDLSTDLQVWLEKNVLLQGELESRFSLLCSIQEEISKVTTLDRTDEAHFTPFQAAKFQGEVSNMKQENNKVTKELQAGLDHVRGLQVEIGRTVLKLRDNIELSIGRSNRAQKNFISLSVKAGVTMSFCMQGIDKVAMLEISVRKLCHVWLMSDPNLAWVFPFH
- the LOC136450699 gene encoding protein NETWORKED 2A-like isoform X2, which produces MLRRAASNAYSWWWASHIRSTQSKWLDNNLQEMETRVKSMIKLIEINADTFAKKAELYFKNRPELVNLVEETYRSYQALADRCDRISGELHKSNHTIATAFPEQVQLSLQNDNGDGFPRGITGINISKGTSPAPKRTQTHKRITSQMSKEKAQEEIERLQKEILVLQTEKEFFKSSYECSLDKYLNIERRATEMQEEVWSLQETFNTSAVIEDNEARALMAARALICCEDTLINLQDQQKRSSQEAKTEFQRVIDAKMKLKAFKSECGHPDNQKELSDQQYVVTSSAHPSTENNDSIPQDRRLQLQEVCQKIKLQFESCSEASVVHLAGMVDEFVDKVIALEIASTSQNAQINRMRADADELHKRLNSLEEEKAGLVGDSSKLSERLRQVEEVLQTIQRIEKSVHTENGNIHSQLIDACNSLTDFVEKVDAPLSEETVDSSEGSKGIASEEDADKPGTFSDPFQTDSGTAGKSMDEDSLDSFDISSEAQEEDADGTLGWQQVVLNGLEGKDKILLRDYTSILRNYKDTKKQLSEIEKKNQEYHLEAMSEMKELKSANVTKDDEIRSLRRMLSSLQSKINTYPIQCAEKSEESSKANNDPCLEDKEIGEIEEYMKHCRNEEPHVSSLEEKFREEISKVLEESLDFWLRFSTSYRYIQKFQKAFDKVKAELDRLTDAKAQEGLDTGSAGQSVRKQESAALEKKLRDLSTDLQVWLEKNVLLQGELESRFSLLCSIQEEISKVTTLDRTDEAHFTPFQAAKFQGEVSNMKQENNKVTKELQAGLDHVRGLQVEIGRTVLKLRDNIELSIGRSNRAQKNFISLSVKAGVPLRTFLFGSKPKKTSLFSCMPAMPKPVSDMRPGHFR
- the LOC136450699 gene encoding protein NETWORKED 2A-like isoform X5, with the protein product MLRRAASNAYSWWWASHIRSTQSKWLDNNLQEMETRVKSMIKLIEINADTFAKKAELYFKNRPELVNLVEETYRSYQALADRCDRISGELHKSNHTIATAFPEQVQLSLQNDNGDGFPRGITGINISKGTSPAPKRTQTHKRITSQMSKEKAQEEIERLQKEILVLQTEKEFFKSSYECSLDKYLNIERRATEMQEEVWSLQETFNTSAVIEDNEARALMAARALICCEDTLINLQDQQKRSSQEAKTEFQRVIDAKMKLKAFKSECGHPDNQKELSDQQYVVTSSAHPSTENNDSIPQDRRLQLQEVCQKIKLQFESCSEASVVHLAGMVDEFVDKVIALEIASTSQNAQINRMRADADELHKRLNSLEEEKAGLVGDSSKLSERLRQVEEVLQTIQRIEKSVHTENGNIHSQLIDACNSLTDFVEKVDAPLSEETVDSSEGSKGIASEEDADKPGTFSDPFQTDSGTAGKSMDEDSLDSFDISSEAQEEDADGTLGWQQVVLNGLEGKDKILLRDYTSILRNYKDTKKQLSEIEKKNQEYHLEAMSEMKELKSANVTKDDEIRSLRRMLSSLQSKINTYPIQCAEKSEESSKANNDPCLEDKEIGEIEEYMKHCRNEEPHVSSLEEKFREEISKVLEESLDFWLRFSTSYRYIQKFQKAFDKVKAELDRLTDAKAQEGLDTGSAGQSVRKQESAALEKKLRDLSTDLQVWLEKNVLLQGELESRFSLLCSIQEEISKVTTLDRTDEAHFTPFQAAKFQGEVSNMKQENNKVTKELQAGLDHVRGLQVEIGRTVLKLRDNIELSIGRSNRAQKNFISLSVKAGVLLGN
- the LOC136450699 gene encoding protein NETWORKED 2A-like isoform X4 → MLRRAASNAYSWWWASHIRSTQSKWLDNNLQEMETRVKSMIKLIEINADTFAKKAELYFKNRPELVNLVEETYRSYQALADRCDRISGELHKSNHTIATAFPEQVQLSLQNDNGDGFPRGITGINISKGTSPAPKRTQTHKRITSQMSKEKAQEEIERLQKEILVLQTEKEFFKSSYECSLDKYLNIERRATEMQEEVWSLQETFNTSAVIEDNEARALMAARALICCEDTLINLQDQQKRSSQEAKTEFQRVIDAKMKLKAFKSECGHPDNQKELSDQQYVVTSSAHPSTENNDSIPQDRRLQLQEVCQKIKLQFESCSEASVVHLAGMVDEFVDKVIALEIASTSQNAQINRMRADADELHKRLNSLEEEKAGLVGDSSKLSERLRQVEEVLQTIQRIEKSVHTENGNIHSQLIDACNSLTDFVEKVDAPLSEETVDSSEGSKGIASEEDADKPGTFSDPFQTDSGTAGKSMDEDSLDSFDISSEAQEEDADGTLGWQQVVLNGLEGKDKILLRDYTSILRNYKDTKKQLSEIEKKNQEYHLEAMSEMKELKSANVTKDDEIRSLRRMLSSLQSKINTYPIQCAEKSEESSKANNDPCLEDKEIGEIEEYMKHCRNEEPHVSSLEEKFREEISKVLEESLDFWLRFSTSYRYIQKFQKAFDKVKAELDRLTDAKAQEGLDTGSAGQSVRKQESAALEKKLRDLSTDLQVWLEKNVLLQGELESRFSLLCSIQEEISKVTTLDRTDEAHFTPFQAAKFQGEVSNMKQENNKVTKELQAGLDHVRGLQVEIGRTVLKLRDNIELSIGRSNRAQKNFISLSVKAGDFGEAS